A single Oncorhynchus nerka isolate Pitt River linkage group LG10, Oner_Uvic_2.0, whole genome shotgun sequence DNA region contains:
- the LOC115117076 gene encoding polymeric immunoglobulin receptor-like isoform X2 has product MANHLSFPLLLFIIFYRVSAGRHVSVQTGGSITIPCRYDQYYINHVKYWCKGYGWTHCSSVVRTDHPKSTDRASISDDITQKVFTVIMTDLEPDDSNTYRCVVEINGGTDSMIQLLYLSVTPGTPELYVDQQEVTGVEGGSVTVCCYYSNSGDMKWCRMGGDCVSGNSGTLNGTSVALKRTSDANNRTVLTVTMSGLKMENTDWYWCRVGELEMPVHITISQQTATQRTSKMTLTTQDPTPQQPSASPTAEPVQTDNTSQGDEGNMEEVHQRSVKVLLISLGMLVVVTAGILVTWKMWRRPKNNKAKDQTTNNSVDPFPEADDDVTYSTVIPQHKTQLKGQTKSAEPDDHVVYSSLALQVTTQQRAAAAQ; this is encoded by the exons ATGGctaaccatctctccttccccctcctcctcttcatcatcttCTACAGAGTCTCAGCAG GGAGGCATGTGTCTGTGCAGACAGGAGGCTCCATCACCATCCCATGTAGATATGATCAGTATTACATAAACCACGTGAAGTACTGGTGTAAAGGGTATGGTTGGACTCATTGCTCCTCTGTAGTACGCACTGACCATCCTAAGAGTACTGATAGGGCGTCAATCTCTGATGACATCACCCAGAAAGTCTTCACTGTGATCATGACTGATCTGGAGCCAGACGACTCTAATACTTACAGGTGTGTTGTGGAGATCAATGGAGGAACAGATAGCATGATACAACTGCTCTACCTATCTGTCACTCCAG GTACTCCAGAACTCTATGTGGACCAACAGGAAGTGACTGGAGTAGAAGGAGGGAGTGTCACTGTCTGTTGTTACTATAGTAACTCTGGAGATATGAAGTGGTGCAGGATGGGTGGTGATTGTGTGAGTGGGAATTCTGGGACTTTAAATGGAACATCAGTGGCATTAAAGCGGACTAGTGATGCCAACAACAGAACAGTCTTAACAGTGACTATGAGTGGACTGAAGATGGAGAACACTGACTGGTATTGGTGTAGAGTTGGAGAACTGGAGATGCCTGTTCACATCACTATCAGTCAACAAACTGCAACACAGAGAACCTCTAAGATGACCTTAA CAACCCAAGATCCAACCCCTCAACAACCCTCTGCCTCTCCAACTGCTGAGCCTGTTCAGACTGACAACACAAGTCAAGGAGATGAGGGGAACATGGAGGAAGTCCACCAGAG GTCTGTGAAAGTCCTACTCATCTCTCTGGGCAtgttggtggtggtgacagctggtATCCTAGTAACATGGAAGATGTGGAGAAGGCCTA AGAACAATAAGGCCAAGGACCAGACAACTAACAACTCAGTG GATCCATTTCCTGAAGCTGATGATGATGTCACATACAGCACTGTCATCCCCCAGCATAAGACCCAACTAAAAGGACAGACCAAG tcagcaGAACCAGATGATCATGTGGTCTACAGCTCACTAGCTCTACAGGTGACCACACAG CAGAGGGCAGCAGCAGCACAATAG
- the LOC115117076 gene encoding CMRF35-like molecule 5 isoform X1, translating to MANHLSFPLLLFIIFYRVSAGRHVSVQTGGSITIPCRYDQYYINHVKYWCKGYGWTHCSSVVRTDHPKSTDRASISDDITQKVFTVIMTDLEPDDSNTYRCVVEINGGTDSMIQLLYLSVTPATQDPTPQQPSASPTAEPVQTDNTSQGDEGNMEEVHQRSVKVLLISLGMLVVVTAGILVTWKMWRRPKNNKAKDQTTNNSVSADPEQDITYSTVTHTRETAPQDPFPEADDDVTYSTVIPQHKTQLKGQTKSAEPDDHVVYSSLALQVTTQQRAAAAQ from the exons ATGGctaaccatctctccttccccctcctcctcttcatcatcttCTACAGAGTCTCAGCAG GGAGGCATGTGTCTGTGCAGACAGGAGGCTCCATCACCATCCCATGTAGATATGATCAGTATTACATAAACCACGTGAAGTACTGGTGTAAAGGGTATGGTTGGACTCATTGCTCCTCTGTAGTACGCACTGACCATCCTAAGAGTACTGATAGGGCGTCAATCTCTGATGACATCACCCAGAAAGTCTTCACTGTGATCATGACTGATCTGGAGCCAGACGACTCTAATACTTACAGGTGTGTTGTGGAGATCAATGGAGGAACAGATAGCATGATACAACTGCTCTACCTATCTGTCACTCCAG CAACCCAAGATCCAACCCCTCAACAACCCTCTGCCTCTCCAACTGCTGAGCCTGTTCAGACTGACAACACAAGTCAAGGAGATGAGGGGAACATGGAGGAAGTCCACCAGAG GTCTGTGAAAGTCCTACTCATCTCTCTGGGCAtgttggtggtggtgacagctggtATCCTAGTAACATGGAAGATGTGGAGAAGGCCTA AGAACAATAAGGCCAAGGACCAGACAACTAACAACTCAGTG TCTGCTGACCCTGAGCAGGACATTACATACAGCACAGTGACCCACACCAGAGAAACAGCACCGCAG GATCCATTTCCTGAAGCTGATGATGATGTCACATACAGCACTGTCATCCCCCAGCATAAGACCCAACTAAAAGGACAGACCAAG tcagcaGAACCAGATGATCATGTGGTCTACAGCTCACTAGCTCTACAGGTGACCACACAG CAGAGGGCAGCAGCAGCACAATAG
- the LOC135573660 gene encoding polymeric immunoglobulin receptor-like isoform X2, with translation MAPHLPLLLVIFSRLSGTQAGAYGVSTVSKVSVKTGNYITIPCRYDQRYIQYVKYWCQGDYWNSCSALVRTDQPKISGTVSISDDVTRRIFSVNMTDLQPEDSGYYWCAVETAGRDQSTYLHLSVTTGTPELYVDQQEVSGVEGGSVTVRCYYSNTVVKKWLWCKMGIYYVPLVGRYSGILDGTSVTSQQTIDHNNRHILTVTLNGLNMGDTGWYWCSRGDLQMPVHITVNQLTTTQSTTPASTTTPTPSSTIIISTVNQLTTTQTDTIINPAVSSSTSQAPVNNTHHVAQGWERTLFYLPKTVNAVLFILCNVIAVVKFRATQL, from the exons atggctcctcatctccccctcctcctagtCATCTTCTCCAGACTCTCAG GTACTCAGGCAGGAGCGTACGGTGTGTCAACTGTGAGTAAGGTGTCTGTGAAGACAGGAAACTACATCACCATCCCATGTCGCTATGATCAGAGATACATACAATATGTCAAATACTGGTGTCAAGGAGATTACTGGAATTCTTGTTCTGCTCTTGTACGCACGGACCAACCAAAGATATCTGGGACAGTGTCCATCTCTGATGATGTGACCCGAAGAATCTTCTCTGTTAACATGACTGATCTGCAGCCAGAGGACTCTGGGTATTACTGGTGTGCTGTGGAGACTGCAGGACGAGATCAAAGTACATACTTGCACCTGTCAGTCACCACAG GTACACCAGAACTCTATGTGGACCAACAGGAAGTTTCTGGAGTAGAAGGAGGGAGTGTCACTGTCCGTTGTTACTATAGTAACACTGTGGTTAAGAAGTGGTTGTGGTGTAAGATGGGTATCTACTATGTCCCCTTGGTGGGGAGATATTCAGGGATTTTAGATGGAACATCAGTGACATCACAGCAGACCATTGATCACAACAACAGACACATTTTAACAGTGACTCTGAATGGATTGAATATGGGAGATACTGGCTGGTACTGGTGTTCCAGAGGAGATCTACAGATGCCTGTTCACATCACTGTCAATCAACTGACCACAACACAGAGTACCACACCTGCCTCCACTACCACCCCTACCCCCTCTTCCACCATCATCATCTCCACTGTTAATCAactgaccacaacacagactgacACCATCATTA atcctgctgtctcctcttccacctctcaGGCCCCAGTCAACAACACACACCATGTAGCCCAGGG ATGGGAGAGAACACTCTTCTACCTTCCAAAAACTGTTAATGCAGTGCTCTTCATCCTGTGCAACGTCATTGCTGTGGTGAAGTTCAGAGCAACCCAACTCTGA
- the LOC135573660 gene encoding polymeric immunoglobulin receptor-like isoform X1: MAPHLPLLLVIFSRLSGTQAGAYGVSTVSKVSVKTGNYITIPCRYDQRYIQYVKYWCQGDYWNSCSALVRTDQPKISGTVSISDDVTRRIFSVNMTDLQPEDSGYYWCAVETAGRDQSTYLHLSVTTGTPELYVDQQEVSGVEGGSVTVRCYYSNTVVKKWLWCKMGIYYVPLVGRYSGILDGTSVTSQQTIDHNNRHILTVTLNGLNMGDTGWYWCSRGDLQMPVHITVNQLTTTQSTTPASTTTPTPSSTIIISTVNQLTTTQTDTIINKQTTQDISLTSPTTVDPAVSSSTSQAPVNNTHHVAQGWERTLFYLPKTVNAVLFILCNVIAVVKFRATQL; this comes from the exons atggctcctcatctccccctcctcctagtCATCTTCTCCAGACTCTCAG GTACTCAGGCAGGAGCGTACGGTGTGTCAACTGTGAGTAAGGTGTCTGTGAAGACAGGAAACTACATCACCATCCCATGTCGCTATGATCAGAGATACATACAATATGTCAAATACTGGTGTCAAGGAGATTACTGGAATTCTTGTTCTGCTCTTGTACGCACGGACCAACCAAAGATATCTGGGACAGTGTCCATCTCTGATGATGTGACCCGAAGAATCTTCTCTGTTAACATGACTGATCTGCAGCCAGAGGACTCTGGGTATTACTGGTGTGCTGTGGAGACTGCAGGACGAGATCAAAGTACATACTTGCACCTGTCAGTCACCACAG GTACACCAGAACTCTATGTGGACCAACAGGAAGTTTCTGGAGTAGAAGGAGGGAGTGTCACTGTCCGTTGTTACTATAGTAACACTGTGGTTAAGAAGTGGTTGTGGTGTAAGATGGGTATCTACTATGTCCCCTTGGTGGGGAGATATTCAGGGATTTTAGATGGAACATCAGTGACATCACAGCAGACCATTGATCACAACAACAGACACATTTTAACAGTGACTCTGAATGGATTGAATATGGGAGATACTGGCTGGTACTGGTGTTCCAGAGGAGATCTACAGATGCCTGTTCACATCACTGTCAATCAACTGACCACAACACAGAGTACCACACCTGCCTCCACTACCACCCCTACCCCCTCTTCCACCATCATCATCTCCACTGTTAATCAactgaccacaacacagactgacACCATCATTA ACAAACAGACCACTCAAGACATCTCTCTGACCTCGCCCACAACTGTAgatcctgctgtctcctcttccacctctcaGGCCCCAGTCAACAACACACACCATGTAGCCCAGGG ATGGGAGAGAACACTCTTCTACCTTCCAAAAACTGTTAATGCAGTGCTCTTCATCCTGTGCAACGTCATTGCTGTGGTGAAGTTCAGAGCAACCCAACTCTGA